In Akkermansia muciniphila ATCC BAA-835, the genomic stretch ATACGGCCTATGGCCGCTCCGCACGGGACAAGGTTATGTTTTAATGCGGCTTTCCGTGAAGGGATGGCCATCCGGAATTTTTTCATTGCTTTAAAGAACCGCGCGTGACGGAGGAATAAGTCTTTTTCCTTATTTTGCGCTGGGAAATATTCTTCAGGGGAGGCGCGATGCCATAGTGGTTCTTTCTGCTGAGCACGGGGTAATTAAGCATTGTATAGATCAATGTATGTGCTACGATTCTTCCGCATTTAATAATCATGCTTTGCCGTTTCCTTGGAACCGGATTAATTTTTCAACTAACAGGATATGAGTAAAATAAGCCATATAAAATATATGGTGCTTTGCAATCTTCCCTACCGTTTGCGGGAAATCGCCGGACGGATTGCGAAGAAATGCAGGAGAAGGAAAGACCGGTCTCTTGAAGCGAAGCTGGAGGATATTCGCAATTTGCTTATTTATAACCACCCTATTTCCTCAGTTCCCCCGGCGACGGGGAAGTTGAGGCTCCTTCAGGACGGCAATACGGTTTTGCTGGCCCTTTTTGCGCGCAAATGCCGGGAAAACGGACTGCGGTACTGGCTGGATTACGGCACTTTGCTGGGGGCGGTAAGGCACAGGGGCTTTATTCCGTGGGATGATGATCTGGATGTGAGCATGATGAGGCCGGAGTTCGACCGCCTGCTGGAACTGCTTCCCGTTCTTTTCCCCCGTGAGGAAGGATTTACCTGGAACAGGCACGCCTTTCTGCAAATAGGATATGAGGGCACCCCCCTCAACCTTGATGTGTATCCCTATCATTTTTATGCAGAGAGTCTTTCATCTCCGGAACAGCATGAAAAGCTGGACAGGCTTTTGAGCGGATTTAAGAAAGACGTGGTGCTGGTAGGTTCCAGGATGAACCTGACCGATGGGCAGGTTCAGGAGAAAATCCGCCAGGATATTCTGGAAGGAAGGGATGCTGCCGGGGAAGATGAAGCCCCCGGGATTTTTCTTTCTCCTGCCATTACGTTTACAAAAAACACGCACCTTTCCTATGAAACGTTCTTTCCCCTTGGCTCCGCAGAATTTGAGGGGATAATATTTTCCGTGCCCAACCATGCCCGCCAGTACCTGCAATTTTTTTACGGCGACTATCTGTCTTATCCGGAACGCATCCAGTTCAAGCATCCTTCCGTGAAGGCCATGGTGGAGAAGGTTCCCTTTGAGGCGGCGGTCAACCGTTTCATTGACGTTTACGGAAAGCGGATTGATGCGCTCATGCCATGAAAACGGTTATTACTTACGGAACCTTTGATTTGCTGCACACGGGGCACGTGAATCTGCTGAAGAGAGCCCGGAAACTGGGGGACCGGCTCATCGTCGGCGTGACTACGGACAGTTACGACCAGAGCCGCGGCAAGCTGAATGTCATGGAGAGCCTGGAGGAACGCATGGAAAATGTGCGGAAAACCGGTCTGGCGGATCTCATTATTAAGGAAGAACTAGAAGGGCAGAAGATTCATGACATACGGAAGTACGGGGCGGATGTTTTTGTGATTGGCTCCGACTGGTCGGGGAAATTTGACTATCTTCGCGATTATTGTGAGGTGGTTTACCTGGAACGCACCAAGGGCGTTTCTTCAACAGACCTCCGTTCCGCCCGGAATCCCATTGTATATATGGGAATTGCAGGTCACGGGCGCATAGCGGGCCGTTTTCTCCGGGAGTCCAAATATGTCAGCAATATTGAAATAACAGCCGTTTTCGGAAGGAATGAGGAGAAAGTCCGCCGTTTTGCAGAGTTCCACGCTCTGCTGGAATATTATACGGAATACGAACAGTTTCTGGACCGGGTTCATGCCGTTTATATTGCCGTCCCCCATCATCTCCATTATGAAATGGCCAGGAGGGCCCTGTTGCGGGGGAAGCATGTATTGTGCGAGAAGCCTCTTGCCCTTGCCCGGGAGGAGGCGGAAGAGCTGTTCCGGCTGGCCGAAGAGAAAGGAGTCGTTTTGCTGGAAGCCCTTAAAACTGCGTTTTGTCCGGCTTTCCAGCAACTGACCAGTTTGGCGGGGAGCGGCATTATTGGTTCCATCAAGGCGGTGGACGCCACGTTTACCAAGCTGATAGAGGATGAGGCTGCCAGGGAGTATGACCCCATGCAGGCCGGAGGCGCCTGGACGGAACTGGGTTCCTATCCCGCCTTTGTCATTGGGAAGCTTCTGGGAACCGAGCCCCGCAGGATTCGTTTTGTTACTTGCAGAAAGCCTCATACGGGCGTGGACGTGTTCACGCGCGCGGAATTTCTTTATTCCAATGCAGTAGCCACCGCCACGGCAGCCATAGGAGCCAAGCAGGAAGGGGACTTGTGCATTACCGGAACGGAGGGGTATATTTATGTGCCGGCGCCTTGGTGGAAGACGGAGATGTTTGAAGTGCGGTTTGAGGATGCCCGGCTCAACAGGAAATATTTTGCCAATTTTGAAGGGGATGGGCTGCGTTATGAACTTGGCGCGTTTTTGCGCCTGATTCATGGCTGCCAGCACGGCAACCGTCTTTTGACCCGTGAGGATTCCGTGTTCATGGCTGATGTTGCCTCCCGTTTCAGGAGAGGGTATTGCGTGGAAGAGATCAGTTAGAAAGAAGAGGCCTTCTTACACCTGTGGAATTCTGGGGTAGTGCCGACGGAACTTTTTCTTGGAACCGTTTTGTTTCGCATGAATGGAAGCCATCCTATTATTTCTTCCGAAATGGGGAGAATCTGTTCAGTATGGAGGTGTTCCATTCCACAAAGGACTGGAGTGTAGGAACCGGAATGTTTAATTGCTCCGCCAGATAGCAAATGGGTTTGGTGCCCAGAGGAACATCTTCCGTAAAGTAACGGGAAGAAAAATCGGGAATCCATCCTTGTTTCCGGCGGGTCATGGGAGCTTTAACCCCATGGAATGCCGGAATAGATTGAATCTTTTTAGTCAACTCTACGGCATTTCTGGATTCATAATAATCTAGGACGGGAATGATGTCCTTTCCGATTTCCATGCCGGGACAACAGGAACAGAGGGTCAGAAGTTCTCTATCTGCCTGGATGTACAACTCACTGGCCTCCTCCGTCCATTCTTCATAAAAAAGAAACTGCTTGTCATAAAACGTTCCTTCCCTGTAGTGGCGAAACAGACTCATGCAGCGGGAAGGGTGGAGAAGGGGGTTGGAGTTGGTCAACAGAAAGGGCCAGGGAGAAGAAAGATGAGTCAGAGGAGTGTCAAATAAGGTTTCCAACATGGCGGACCAATGTTCGGCATTATTTCCTGGGGCTACCCATATCCTGTTAAGAGGGCGGCTTCCGAGAATGGAGACGGAATGTCCATATTCCTGCGTCCGACAAATCAGGGGAACCTTGTATATTCCCATCAGGCTGACGGTGGAAGTCCAAGAGGGATCTTCTGCCATCTCCATGACCTCCGGAGTACCGGGTACAATAACGAGCCCCTGTTCTCGATGCAGATAGGGTTTAATGCGGTGGCATACCTCCCGAATGCCAAAGCGGGGAACCGCCACCAGCACAAGGTTGCAGTCTTTCAATGTTTCCGGATGGTTGCTGATATGCCCTAGGGGAGCATGGTGCGTAGTACCGTTTGGAAAGATAGCGGAGAGACTTTTTCCCCATTGATTAGGGTTTCGGGTTAGGATATTGACATGTAGGCCGCGTGTACCCAGCCATCCCGCCATGGCATGGGCCAGGTTGCCGCCGCCGCAAATGCCTATGACAGGAGTGGAAATTGTATTCATCAGGAGGCTGAAGTGGAACAGGATGAAAAAGGGGATTCTCCGTTAGTGGGACAAGTAGAAGACGGTTCCGAGCCGGTTTCTGCATGCATGGCCCGGACCAGGGCATCATTGTCGGTTGCGTCTCTGACGGCGATACGGATGAATTCTCTGCCTTCAAATCCTTTTTTCCGGCTACAGTCCTTAACAAGGATGGAGTGGTTTTTCAGCAGAAGGCCGGTCAGGGAGCGGGCTTTCATGGGGGGCTTGACCTCGCACATGAAATAGTTTGCCTGGGAGGGGAAAACGTTCAGGAAAGGCACGCGGGAGAGTTTCTGCATGAAGCGGTCCCGTTCCTTCATGAAACGGTTGCACGCGCGCACGTAGGATTGCTCGTATTTCCCGAAGATTTGCATGTAGAATTCCGCGATGGAATTGATGTTCCAGATGGAAACGTCTTTTTTTATCCATGCCGCCAATTCCCTGTCTGCGGAGGCCAGAACACCCAGGCGGAGGCCCGGAACGCCGTAGGATTTGGAAATGCTTTTTACCACGGCCAGGTGGGGATATTCTTCCAGGATGCCGTCTTTCAGCAGCGTATTGTCCGGCATTCCGCAGGAGAAGTCTACAAAGGATTCATCCACGATCAGGCGGATGCCGCGGGTTTTTGTCCACAGGCAGAGGCGTAGCACATCGCCTTTCGGCAGGAAGAATCCGGAAGGGTTTCCCGGATTGACGAGGAGCAGGGTACCGATGTCTTTCCCGGAAAAGAATTCCATCAGGTCGTCCGCCGTATAAGTGAAATTCCGGGAAGCGGTATGGAAGGGAACCACCATATCCGGTTTCACCCGGTTGGGGTATTCTTCAAAGGTAGGGTAGATGACCCCCATTTTCCCTTCCAGGCGGGACATGAGCGCCTTAATGAGTTCCGCCGCGCCGTTGCCGATGCAGATGTATTCCTGGCTGATGCCGAAGTATTTTGCCGCCAGCAGGCTGTTGACTCTCATTCCGGACGGGTATTCCCTCACTAGGCGTTCAAAATTCGCCTTGAGTTCGGACATGAGGCGTTTGTTGGGGAAATAGGGATTGACCAGGTAACAGAAATCCCTGATGCGGGGATAGCGCCAGTAGCCTCCGTACCGGGATTCCATCAGGCGCAGGTGTTCTTCCCTGTCCGGGGTGAATATGGAGGCTGCGATGTCCAGATCCTGGATGTCGTCTATTTCATACCATGCTTCGCCGCCGAGGCGCAGCGCCTTGATTTCCGGCTTGTCCAGCAGGGCGATGACCCGCAGCACCTGTTCGTAATATTCATTATTGCCCAGGGCTTTGCTGTAGGCTGTAAGAAAGGGGACGTAATGGGTCCGGGAGAATTCCCTGCTGAATTTGTAAATATTGACTGTTTTAAAATATTCCGTCTTTTTCTTGTAGGAGAATTTGCTGCCGGGAATGAATTGCCTGATGTTGTCGTCTTCATCCAGAGTGACGACCGTGCCGTCCATCCAGCTTTCAAATTTGGCGACGAGAGCAAGGCTGGGGTAGGGATGGCGGAGCAGGGCATCAATAACGGAGTCTTCAAAAATCAGGTCGGATTCAAAGAGCAGCGTATCGTCCTGAAGCAGGTGTTCCTTGGCCAGGTACAGGGAATAAATATTGTTGGTGCTGGCGTACAGGGGATTGTCCACATATTCCACAGGGGTGGAAATGTCCAGCTGGGAAAGGAAGGTTTTGAGTTTTTCCCCCTCATAACCCGTAACAATCACGATTTTTTCCAGAGACGGGGAAAGGCGGTCCAATTGTCTCATCATGCGTTCTATCAGCGTCACTCCGTTGACCTGGATCATGCACTTGGTATTGTTCCGGGTGAGCGCTCCCAGTCTTTTTCCCATTCCGGCCGCTAAAATGATCGCCTGCATAAGTATTCTAATTTGTCTTCAGAACCTGAGAAAGAACCGGGAACTATGTTTAACGGATTGAGCATCCGCCGTCAAAGTAAAAATTTCTGTAAGAATATGTTAATGGGATATTACCCGGGCGAAAAGAAAAAACCGCCTTTTATGTTTCATCGCAATCCTTTTATTTTTCATTGATTTAACTTTGGACAGAATGGGAGAAACGTTTAACGGATGCTCAATCCGCTTGTTGCCAATACCGTGGAAAGGGAAGGATAAGGTCTGTCTGCATTTTGGAAAAAGCAGCGTTAATATCATGGAACGGGTGTTTTCTCCGAAAAGGATAATTTGTTTTTCATTGACTTGTAAAAAGTGGGGGATAAGGTTCTGATTCTGCCGGATGTGCTTTCCTGGAAAAATGAATCATATCCTGCGTGTTTTTGACCCAATTTATCTGCGATGAAGCTGCCATCATTCATTACCGCCGGAAGGACTGGAAAATTAGTAAGGGGAAAGCATTGGTGGGTGACGGAAGTCCGGTGCTGCGGCCTGAAAGTGCTTTCTTCCTGCACGGATAGGAAAAAGCGTTTCATCCGTTTTTTCGGTATTCCATGCGGACGGTTCAAGGTGGGCCGGGAAGGTGAAGCCTCCCAATTGGGCAAACTGGTAAAAGCTACCGTTCGGGCCGAGGAGATGCCCCAGGCGTCCGGAGTGCTGAGGATTGTGCAGCAGGCCATGACCTGTTTTTTGAATGAAGTGGCCGGAATTCTTGAGGAGGGCGGTTATCCGTACTGGCTTGATTTCGGGACGCTGCTGGGCGCGGTGCGGCACCGGGGCTTTATCCCCTGGGATGACGACCTGGATATTTCCATGCTGCGTGAAGATTATGAAAGGTTGAGGGCGAACGCCGCCGGGCTTTTCGGTTCGCGCGGTTTCTCCGTCAGTATGGATCCGTTCATCCAGATAGGGTTGCCGGGCACGTTGTGCAATGTGGACATTTTCCCGTATGACACGGCCCCTGCCGCGTGGTCTCCGGATGCTCCTGAAGAAAGGGAGTGGCTGCTGCGCGGTTACAAGGCATCCGGAATGCTTGATTATGAGGCAGATTCCTCCTGCCGCTACCGGACGCGGTGTTCTTATGAGGAAAAGATGGCGATCCGGGACCGGGTGGTGATGGGAGGACGGCGGCCGGCGGATGGAGGAAACATTTTCCTGGGATTTGAGATTCCTTTTGCCGGCCCGTGCCGCCATTCCTTCCGCCATGAATGGCTGTTTCCGCTTTCCCGCGTTCGGTTTGAGGGGAGGGATTTCCCGGCCCCCAGGATTCCTGAAATGGTGTTGTACGGCCAGTACGGGGACTGGGGAGTGCTGCCGGATTCTCCCCCTGTGCATTTTGATTTGAACCACATTTCCAAGGAGGTTCTGGCCAGGATGATGTACATGCGTGATACGGGGCGCCTTCCCGGGCGCGATTAAAGGGCCGCGCCCTTTTCTTCCCCCGCAGGGAGAAGCCCTTCTTTCTTCCTTGACCCTGCTGATTGAGGAGGGGTATCATCAGATAATGAGAAGACCCCCGATACCCGGCTTGGTGATGGCGGACGGATGGCTCCAGCCGTATTCCCGCCAGATACGCGACCGCCAGCGTCTGTTTGACCTGAAAATGAAGAGGATCAATCAGCGCGCCGGCTCTCTGGAGGAATACGCGCGCGGATACCGCTATTACGGTTTCAACAGAGACGCGGAGACGGGGGCGTGGACATACCGGGAATGGGCTCCCGCCGCCCGCAGGGTGTCCCTGATTGGGGATTTTAACGGCTGGAACCGGGAGAGCCACCCGCTGGAGCGGAATGAGCGCGGCGTGTGGGAAATTACGCTGCCGCCTGATGCGCTGGCCCACGGGCAGAAGGTGAAGGTGCACGTGGTCGGTGCGGACGGCACGGGCAGAGATCGCATTCCCGCATGGATTACCAGGACCGTCCAGGATCCGACCACTTATGATTTTGCCGGGGAGATCTGGATGCCGGAACACCCCTATGAATGGCGGAATAACGGTTTTGATCCCTCCCGGGTGGAAGTTCCGTTCGTGTATGAAGCGCATGTAGGCATGGGCGGGGAAGAAGGGCGCGTGCATACGTACCGCGAGTTTGCGGACGAGGTTCTCCCCCGGATCGCCAGGCTGGGTTACAATACCGTCCAGCTGATGGCGATCCAGGAGCACCCCTATTACGGTTCCTTCGGCTACCACGTTTCTTCCTTTTTCGCCCCTTCCTCCCGTTTCGGCGAGCCGGAGGACCTGAAGTACCTGATAGACCAGGCGCACGGCCTGGGCATCGCCGTGCTGCTGGACGTGGTGCATTCCCACGCCGTGAAGAACGAGGCGGAAGGGCTGAACAATTTTGACGGTTCCGGAGGCATGTATTTCCTGCCCGGGGAGCGCGGCCGCCATCCGGACTGGGATTCCTGTTGTTTTGATTATGGCCGGGACGAGGTGATTGAATTCCTCCTGTCCAATGTCCGCTGGTGGCTGGAAGAGTTCCGTTTTGACGGCTTCCGTTTTGACGGCGTGACATCTATGCTGTATTTCCACCGCGGGCATGAGCCGTTCGGGGATTTGGGCGCCTACTTCGGCTCTTCCGTGGATCTGGATGCCGTGGCTTATCTGCAGCTGGCCGCCACGCTGATTCAGCGGGTGAAGCCGGGCGCCATAGCGATTGCTGAGGACATGTCCGGCATGCCGGGATTGTGCCGCCCGGTGGACGAAGGGGGGATTGGTTTTTCCCACCGTCTGGCCATGGGCATTCCCGATTACTGGATTAAGCTGCTCAAGGAGAAAAAGGATGAGGAATGGAGCATGGGCGATATGTGGCACACGCTGACCAACAGGCGCTACGGCGAGCCGCATGTGGCCTATTGCGAGAGCCATGACCAGGCCCTGGTGGGGGACAAGACTCTGGCGTTCCGCCTGATGGATGCGGAAATGTACTGGAAAATGGCCGTGGACCAGCAGAGCCTCATTATTGACCGCGGCATGGCGCTGCACAAGATGATCCGCCTGGTGACGTTGGCTACCGGGGGGGAAGGCTGGCTGAATTTCATGGGCAACGAATTCGGGCATCCGGAATGGATTGATTTTCCGCGCGAAGGCAACGGCTGGTCTTACGAATACTGCCGCCGCCAGTGGTCCCTGGTGGACAATCCTTCCCTCAGGTTCAAGTTCCTGAATGCCTTTGACCAGGCGATGGTCCGCCTGGCGCAGGAAGCCCGCCTGCTGAATAATCCGCCGCCTTTCCCGCTTAATATTGACGAGACCAACCATGTCATGGCATTCCACCGCGGCGGTCTGTTGTTTGTGTTCAACTGGTCCGGAGACAGGGCTATCATGGATTACATGCTGCCCGTTCCCCAGAAGGGGGAATGGCGGGTAGTGCTGGATACGGACAACGCCCGTTTCGGCGGTTTCGGGAGGCAGGATGTTTCCATGCCGCATTTTACGGATGGGGAGGGGAATCTTTCCCTGTACCTGCTGCCGCGTACGGCCCTGGTCCTGAAGAGGGTAGGTTCCGCCGTCATGGCCCGCCACCCGGGGCGGGAGGATTAGCGTGCAATTCCAAAAACGGACGGTTTACTTATCCGTTCGTGAAAGGGAGCGTAGTGCGGGGCTGCGTACGGAACGCGGGATGGATATGCGCTGTTACTCCCGGAAAGTGTCCGGACGGCAGGCTGTTACCACTGCGCGGGAAGTTCCCGCAAGGGGGGCGCTCCTGAGTCCGCCTTTTTCAGGCGGATGGTCAGGATGTCTGTTTTAAAGTCTTTGGACTTCTCGTTGTTGCGGCCCCACAAAATGGCACCTTGCGTGGTCATTTCCGGATAAAACGTTTTTTCCGTGGAAAGGAAGCCCGGTTTATCCGCCGCAACATGCACGGGCTTGTGCCTGTTCAGGGAGAGCGTGACGGGTGCCTGGCCGGCGTAGTCTCCGTTTACTCGCAGGCTGGCTCCAGAAGGAATGCTGCGGATGGTGATGTCCCGGGAAGAACTGCTGCATGAGAGGCTTGCGCCGCAGAATGCGGAGAGCAGGAGAAGATGCGGGAAAAGGCCGTGAGTCATTGCTCTGGAAAAAATCAATGGTGTTCCGCCATTTTCATGGCGGCCTGCTTGATCTGGGCCGCCATGGAGTTGAGGGCGTTCGCCCTGGTGGGCGCCAGGTGGTCCTTCAGGCCGGTTTTGTCCAGCTTGGACATGTCCGCCTTCAGAATTTCTTCCGGAGGCAGGCCGGAAAGCAGCCGGATGAAGACGGCAATGAGGCCCTTGGTGATGAGGGAATCGCTGTCTGCGTACAGTTTCAGTACGCCGTTGTCCGGTTCCGTGTGAAGCCATACGCGGGATTGGCATCCCTTGATGAGGGAGTTCTCCGTTTTGTAAGCTTCATCCAGCCTGGGCAATTTTTTACCCAGGCTGATGATGTATTCGTAGCGTTCCGTCCAGTCCTGGAACAAATCCAGTTCATCCAGCAGGTCTTGCAGGCGTTCTTCGTAGTTCATGGCTCGGAGATTGGGTAGGATGGGCCGGGCGGGTTATCCCCGGCGGGCGTCTGCAAGCGTGGCGAGCACGGCTTTCTGGGCATGCACCCTGTTTTCCGCTTCCCGGAAGATAACGGGAGCAAAATGTTCCAGCACGTCTTCCGTGATTTCCTTGCCGCGGTAGGCGGGCAGGCAGTGGAAAACGGAGTGGCCGGAGGCGGCATGTTCCAGCAGCTCCCTGTTCACCTGGTAGGGGTAGAAGTGTTTTTCCTTGGACAGTCCTTCCGATTCCTGGCCCATGGAAAGCCAGACATCCGTGTTGATGACGGAAGCTCCCTTGACGGCTTCCACGGGGTCCGTGGTGAAGATGACGTTCTCGCAGTCCAGATGCCTGCGGAAGTCTTCCAGGGGAAGGTAATTGGTAGGGGCTCCGATGGCGAGCGTAAAGCCCAGCCTCTTGGCCGCCCACATCCAAGAGCGGGACATGTTGTTGTCCCCGTCCCCCACGAAGGCGATTTTCATATCCTTCCAGGAACCGGGGCCGTAGATTTCCTCAATGGTAAGCAGGTCCGCCAGGATCTGGCAGGGGTGCTCCTCGTCCGTCAGGGCATTGATGGTGGGAATGCCGGAAAAGCTGGCGAATTCCTCCACCTCCTGCTGTCCGTAAGTCCGGATGGCGGCGCCGTGGATCATACGTCCCAGCACGCGGGCCGTATCCTTGATGGGCTCTCCACGCCCGAGCTGGATGTCATGGACGGAAAGGAACATGGGACGGCCCCCCAGTTCACTGATGCCCACTTCAAAGGAAACGCGGGTGCGGGTGGAGGATTTGGAAAAGATGAGCGCCCAGGTCTGCCCCTTCAGGGGAAGGCGTTCGTGATGGCCGCGTTCCGCCTTAAGCCGGTGGCCCAGGGCGAGCAGGTCCCGGATTTCGTCTCCGGTAAGCTGTTCGATGGAAAGGAGGTTGTTCATGGTTTTTGAAAGGGAATAAAAACGGGAAAGCCGCACCATACTCCCTGTTTTCTTAAAAGAAAAGGGAATAATGCGGCTTTCCAGGGAGGGATGGAGATGCCTTTACTTACAGCCTGGCCGCCGCCTGGTCCGGCCACGGTACGGGAGCGCCTTCACGGGCTCCGGCGGGATTATTCTTCTTGTAGGTGGGCATTTGGGCCTTGCGCTCCTTGAGCAGGGTGGTCATGGTCCTGGCCATGACCTTAACGCGTTCCGGCTGCTGTTCCGCCAGGTTGTGCTCTTCGCTGATGTCCTCCTTGAGGTTGAAGAGTTCGAACTTCTGGTCAGGGTGCCAGTAGATAAGCTTCCAGTCCCCCTGGCGCATGGCCGTGCTGGGGGAATAAAGGGAGTTGTTTCCGTTCCCTTCCCCCCATACGTTGGGCGTGTGGAAGAGCAGGGAGCGGTTGGGATTCATGCTGCCGCCTTTCAGCAGGGCAACAAAGCTTTTGCCGTCCACAACCTGAGGCGCCTGAATTTTTTTTGCTCCTGCTATTTCCAGAATGGTGGGGAAAAAGTCTTCAATGATGACGGGAGTAGTGCAGACGCTTTCCGCCTTCGTGACCCCGGGCCAGTAGACGATCATCGGTTCCCGGATGCCGCCTTCCCGGTTGGAACCCTTGCCGAAGCTAAGCGGGTAATTGGATTCCTTGTTGCCCATGCGCCCGCTGATGGCAAGGCCCCCGTTGTCCGCCATGAAGATGATGACGGTATTTTTATCCAGATTGTTTTTTTTCAGGTATTCCCGGATGTCGCCCAGGCTCTTGTCCATCCCCTGGATCAGGGCGGAATAGCGTTTTTCGTTGTCGGACCATTTGTGGCCGTCATTGGGGTTGGAGTACTCTTCCGCAAACCTCTTGTCATAACCGCGCATGTCGAAGGGGGCATGGATGGCGTAGTGGGACATGTACAGGTAGAAAGGCTTGTCCGCCTCCCTGGGGTTTTTCCGGATGGCGTCCAGGCGTTTCAGTGCCTCCTGCGTCAGGGCTTCCGTCAGGAATGTGTCGTTTTCATAGTAATTATTTTCATCCAGTCCGCGGACATGGAAATTCCCCGTGCCGTATTTCCGGGAACCCCGGTAGTCCGCCGGGCCGCCTATTTCCGTGCCGGCGATATTGTAGTCAAAGCCGAAGAGCCTGGGATTGGCTCCGGGCGTATTTTTGGAGCCGAAATGGGCTTTTCCGCAGTGGATGGTGGTATACCCCTGTTTTTTGAGCAGGGCGGGCAGCCCAAGCACCTGGGTGAAGGGTTTTTCCATCCTGTACTGGATTTTTTCTTCCGTCAGGGGAAGATGGGTGGTTCCGGATGCCCTGGTTCCTGCCGGCTGGATGCCGTTGACGCTCCAGTCTGCGGGAGCCTTGAGCGCTTGATGGCCTGCGTCCGTGGTTTGGTCACGCAGGAGCGTCCAGTTCGTGACGCGGTGGCGGGCGGAGTTCATGCCGGACATGAGGCTGCATCGGCTGGGGGAACAGATAGGCTGCGCGTAGGCGTTCGTGAAGACCATGCCCTGCTTGCCCAGAGCCTCCATGTTGGGCGTGCGGTAGCGCTTGTTCAGGAAAGTAGGTTTGGGAGTGCCGTCCTCTTCCCGCCAAAAGGGCAGGGATGTATCCTGCCAGCCCATGTCGTCCACCAGAAAGAGGATGATGTTGGGGCGTTTCGGTTCTGCCGCGCGGGATGCTTTTACGGAAGCTGCGGAAGCAGAGCAGGCGCTTCCCAGCAGGAACGGGATGAGAAAGGCTGCAATACGGGAAATGTTCATTACTAAGAAAACCAGTACTTATTATAATAACGCATGAGACGGACGTTTCTGTCAAGGATTCGTATTCCCGCGGCAGTTTGTTCGGGAACGCCCCGTTTTTCCGGTGCGGCGTGTACCGGGATGAAAGAGCCTTATTCAAACAGGGCCGGATAGGATTTTCGGGCCAGGGCCGTGCTCAAGTCCACGATAGACCTGCTGTTGGGGGCCTGGAGCGCCTTTTGCGCCATGTCCCGGCACTGGCCGTAGTCCAGATTGCGGATGGCATACCGGATGATGGGGACAAGGTGGACCCCCACGGACATGGAGGTGGCCCCCAGGCCGATCAGCAGGGGAAGCAGGGTGATGTCCCCCGCCATTTCCCCACAGATGGCCGTGGGAATGTTTTCCCGTTCTCCGGCGGTGATCGTCATGTCCATGATGCGTATCACGGCAGGATGCGTGGGGCGGAACATATTGGCGACGCGGTTGTTGACCCGGTCCACGGCAATAGTGTACTGGGTGAGGTCATTCGTGCCTATGGAGAAGAAATCCACCTCGCGCGCCAGCACGTCCGTCATGATGGCGGCGCTGGGCACTTCAATCATGATGCCCACTTTCAAGTCCCGCGCATAGGGGATGTTCTTCCTTTCCAGTTCTTCCCGGCATTCCTGGAGGATGTGCTTGGCTGTGACCACTTCCGTATAGCCGGAGACCATGGGGAACATGATGCCGCAGCCGGGCGTGTCCGCGCAGGCACGGAGAATGGCCCGGAGCTGCTGTTTGAACAGCTCCGGGCGGCTGAGGGAGACGCGGATGCCCCGCCAGCCAAGGAAGGGGTTCGGTTCCGGAGTGCGGAGCTGTTCGCACGGCAGCTTGTCACCGCCTGAGTCCAGGGTGCGGAAGATAACGCCGTGGGGGGAACAGCCTTC encodes the following:
- a CDS encoding sulfatase encodes the protein MNISRIAAFLIPFLLGSACSASAASVKASRAAEPKRPNIILFLVDDMGWQDTSLPFWREEDGTPKPTFLNKRYRTPNMEALGKQGMVFTNAYAQPICSPSRCSLMSGMNSARHRVTNWTLLRDQTTDAGHQALKAPADWSVNGIQPAGTRASGTTHLPLTEEKIQYRMEKPFTQVLGLPALLKKQGYTTIHCGKAHFGSKNTPGANPRLFGFDYNIAGTEIGGPADYRGSRKYGTGNFHVRGLDENNYYENDTFLTEALTQEALKRLDAIRKNPREADKPFYLYMSHYAIHAPFDMRGYDKRFAEEYSNPNDGHKWSDNEKRYSALIQGMDKSLGDIREYLKKNNLDKNTVIIFMADNGGLAISGRMGNKESNYPLSFGKGSNREGGIREPMIVYWPGVTKAESVCTTPVIIEDFFPTILEIAGAKKIQAPQVVDGKSFVALLKGGSMNPNRSLLFHTPNVWGEGNGNNSLYSPSTAMRQGDWKLIYWHPDQKFELFNLKEDISEEHNLAEQQPERVKVMARTMTTLLKERKAQMPTYKKNNPAGAREGAPVPWPDQAAARL